Proteins found in one Nocardia brasiliensis ATCC 700358 genomic segment:
- the purN gene encoding phosphoribosylglycinamide formyltransferase, with protein sequence MASPAARWTPTATPATVVVLASGTGSLLRALLDAATAADFPARIVAVGVDRPCPATAHAEAAGVPHFRVALNDFPDRVAWDAALTDAVAGYAPDLVVSAGFMKILGARFLGRFGGRIINTHPALLPAFAGAHGVRDALAYGVRVTGSTVHLVDAGVDTGPILAQEAVPVLPDDDEASLHERIKVVERRLLAQVVAAAATRGIVSDGRKAVIPDERV encoded by the coding sequence GTGGCGTCGCCCGCTGCCCGGTGGACCCCCACCGCGACTCCGGCGACCGTAGTCGTGCTCGCCTCGGGCACCGGATCGCTGCTGCGCGCGCTGCTCGACGCGGCCACCGCCGCCGACTTCCCGGCGCGGATCGTCGCCGTCGGGGTGGACCGTCCCTGTCCGGCGACCGCGCATGCCGAAGCGGCGGGCGTGCCGCATTTCCGCGTGGCGCTGAACGACTTCCCCGATCGCGTCGCCTGGGACGCCGCGCTCACCGACGCGGTCGCGGGGTACGCACCCGATCTCGTGGTTTCCGCGGGGTTCATGAAGATCCTCGGTGCGCGCTTCCTCGGGCGCTTCGGCGGCCGGATCATCAACACCCATCCCGCGCTGCTGCCCGCCTTCGCCGGCGCGCACGGGGTGCGGGACGCGCTCGCCTACGGCGTGCGGGTCACCGGCTCGACCGTGCACCTGGTCGACGCGGGCGTCGACACCGGCCCGATCCTCGCGCAGGAGGCGGTGCCGGTGCTGCCCGACGACGACGAGGCGAGCCTGCACGAGCGCATCAAGGTTGTCGAACGGCGGTTGCTGGCGCAGGTGGTCGCCGCCGCCGCGACGCGGGGCATTGTTTCCGACGGACGAAAGGCAGTAATCCCTGATGAGCGAGTATGA